A single region of the Streptococcus macedonicus ACA-DC 198 genome encodes:
- the murI gene encoding Glutamate racemase: MDNRPIGFLDSGVGGLTVVRELMRQLPHEEIVYIGDSARAPYGPRPAEQIREYTWELVNFLLTQNVKMIVFACNTATAVAWEEVKEKLDIPVLGVILPGSSAAIKSTRNGKIGVIGTPMTIKSDIYHQKIKSLAPQMNVTSLSCPKFAPLVESNEMTSSVAKKVVYETLAPLVGKVDTLVLGCTHYPLLHPIIQNVMGPNVKLIDSGAECIRDVSVLLNYFEINRSRTQDDVTHAFYTTASSQSFKEIAVNWLAKDIDVQHVDLKKLNK, encoded by the coding sequence ATGGATAATAGACCAATTGGTTTTTTAGATTCTGGAGTTGGTGGATTAACAGTTGTACGTGAGTTAATGCGTCAGCTGCCACATGAAGAAATTGTATATATTGGAGATTCGGCTAGAGCGCCGTACGGTCCTAGACCTGCTGAACAGATCCGCGAATACACTTGGGAATTGGTTAATTTTCTCTTGACACAAAATGTTAAGATGATTGTATTTGCTTGCAATACCGCAACAGCAGTCGCTTGGGAAGAAGTTAAGGAAAAGCTGGATATTCCTGTTTTGGGAGTTATTTTGCCAGGTTCTAGCGCAGCCATTAAATCAACTCGTAATGGAAAAATCGGTGTGATTGGAACGCCGATGACAATCAAGTCGGATATTTATCATCAAAAAATAAAATCATTGGCACCGCAAATGAACGTTACAAGCCTCTCTTGTCCTAAATTTGCTCCTCTTGTAGAATCTAACGAAATGACTTCAAGTGTTGCTAAAAAAGTTGTTTATGAAACGTTAGCACCGCTTGTTGGTAAAGTCGATACATTAGTGCTCGGATGTACACACTATCCTTTGCTTCATCCGATTATTCAAAACGTAATGGGACCGAATGTCAAACTTATTGATAGTGGGGCTGAATGTATTCGTGATGTATCGGTTTTGTTAAACTACTTTGAAATTAATCGCAGTCGCACACAAGATGACGTGACACATGCGTTTTACACAACAGCAAGTAGCCAGAGTTTCAAAGAAATTGCTGTGAATTGGCTTGCTAAAGATATTGATGTGCAACACGTTGATTTGAAAAAGCTGAACAAATAG
- a CDS encoding Diaminopimelate decarboxylase, whose translation MKTPFISAEELQKITDEFPTPFYLYDEKGIREKARALNKAFAWNKGFKEYFAVKATPTPAILKILQEENCGVDCATEVELLMSHKLGFTDIMFSSNDTPAREFRYAKEIGATINLDAYEHIAFLKEVAGLPETVSLRYNPGGVFALGTDIMDNPEESKFGMTKTQLIQGFKDLKAEGVKNFGIHSFLASNTVTNDYYPELARQLFELAVEVKEKTGVAVSFINLSGGIGVNYRPEQEPNDIAVIGKGVHRVFDEVLIPAGLGDVKIFTELGRFMLAPHGLLVTKVRHRKQTYRTYIGVDASAVNLMRPIMYDAYHHITNVSNPNGKLEVVDVVGSLCENNDKFAKQRELPEARVGDTLVIHDTGAHGFSMGYQYNGRLRSAEILYQEDGSARLIRRAETPEDYFATIKGFDFNN comes from the coding sequence ATGAAAACACCTTTTATTTCAGCTGAAGAGCTTCAAAAAATTACTGATGAATTTCCAACGCCATTTTACCTTTATGATGAAAAGGGTATTCGTGAAAAAGCTCGTGCCTTAAACAAAGCTTTTGCTTGGAATAAGGGGTTCAAGGAATATTTTGCGGTTAAGGCAACACCGACACCTGCGATTTTGAAGATTCTTCAAGAGGAAAATTGTGGTGTGGATTGTGCGACAGAAGTGGAATTATTGATGAGTCATAAGCTTGGTTTTACCGATATTATGTTTTCATCGAACGATACTCCTGCGCGTGAATTTAGATATGCTAAAGAAATCGGAGCAACGATTAATCTTGATGCTTATGAGCATATTGCTTTCTTGAAAGAAGTGGCTGGGCTTCCTGAAACCGTCTCGCTTCGTTACAATCCAGGAGGTGTTTTTGCTCTTGGAACAGATATTATGGATAATCCCGAAGAATCTAAATTTGGGATGACTAAAACCCAATTGATTCAAGGCTTCAAAGATTTGAAGGCAGAAGGCGTCAAAAACTTCGGTATTCATTCGTTTCTTGCTTCAAACACAGTCACAAATGATTACTATCCTGAATTGGCGCGTCAATTGTTTGAATTGGCAGTTGAAGTTAAAGAAAAAACAGGTGTGGCTGTCAGCTTTATCAATTTGTCTGGTGGTATTGGGGTCAACTATCGTCCCGAACAAGAACCAAATGACATTGCTGTGATTGGTAAAGGCGTTCATCGTGTCTTTGATGAGGTATTGATTCCAGCTGGACTTGGTGATGTTAAAATCTTCACCGAACTTGGTCGCTTTATGTTGGCACCGCATGGTTTACTTGTAACCAAAGTTCGTCATCGTAAACAAACTTATCGAACTTATATTGGGGTTGATGCGTCAGCAGTTAACCTGATGCGCCCTATTATGTATGATGCTTATCATCATATCACTAATGTGTCTAATCCTAATGGCAAACTTGAAGTGGTTGATGTTGTCGGATCACTTTGTGAAAACAATGATAAATTTGCGAAACAGCGTGAACTGCCAGAAGCGCGTGTTGGTGATACGCTTGTGATTCATGATACTGGTGCGCATGGTTTTTCAATGGGGTATCAATACAATGGTCGCCTACGCTCGGCTGAAATCCTTTATCAAGAAGACGGTAGTGCTCGCTTAATCCGCCGTGCAGAAACACCAGAAGATTACTTCGCAACTATCAAAGGATTTGATTTTAATAACTAA
- the ybhL gene encoding Membrane protein: MNHNDVIYTQTDSALNRFFAKIYGLVGVGIGLSALVSFLMLYVFTDNMVNIIVYHPFVYYGAIFLELALVFLASNAARKNTPAALPLFLFYSALNGFTLSFVIVAYTQTTVVQAFVSSALVFGVMAIIGTFVKRDLSGMAKALMAALIGIIIASLVNMFIGSGTMSYIISIISVLIFSGLIAYDNQMIKRVYESTGGNVGDGWAISMALSLYLDFINLFLSLLRIFRSDD; encoded by the coding sequence ATGAATCATAACGATGTTATTTACACACAGACAGATAGTGCACTGAATCGTTTCTTTGCTAAGATTTACGGTTTGGTCGGCGTTGGAATAGGGTTATCAGCTTTGGTATCATTTTTGATGCTATATGTGTTTACTGATAATATGGTTAATATTATTGTTTACCATCCATTTGTTTATTACGGTGCTATCTTTTTAGAGCTTGCTTTGGTTTTCTTAGCTAGTAATGCTGCTCGTAAAAATACGCCTGCTGCTTTGCCGTTGTTTCTATTTTATTCGGCATTAAATGGCTTTACACTTAGTTTTGTTATTGTGGCATACACGCAAACAACGGTTGTTCAAGCCTTTGTTTCATCAGCTTTAGTCTTTGGTGTTATGGCTATTATCGGAACTTTTGTTAAAAGAGATTTGTCTGGAATGGCTAAGGCACTTATGGCAGCATTGATTGGTATCATTATTGCTAGCTTAGTCAATATGTTTATTGGTTCAGGCACAATGAGTTATATCATTAGTATCATTTCAGTTTTGATTTTCTCTGGTTTGATTGCTTATGATAATCAAATGATTAAACGTGTTTATGAGAGCACTGGAGGTAATGTTGGTGACGGCTGGGCAATTTCAATGGCATTAAGTCTTTACCTTGATTTTATTAACTTGTTCTTGAGTTTGCTTCGTATTTTTAGAAGTGACGATTAA
- a CDS encoding HD family hydrolase, which yields MEAYKKDKEFMELVGHLIQHPRFQKLDNIPQHHYSTRMEHSINVAYTSYKIAKKFGWDEKSTARGGLLHDFFYYDWRETKFNKGHAWVHPRIAVRNARKLTTLNKREEDIILKHMWGATIAPPRYKEGYIVTMVDKYWAVKEAITPFRNRFNKRRRYSRKILPSNHR from the coding sequence ATGGAAGCATATAAAAAAGATAAAGAATTTATGGAGCTTGTTGGTCATCTTATCCAACACCCTCGTTTTCAAAAATTAGATAATATTCCACAGCATCACTATTCGACGCGTATGGAACATTCTATTAATGTGGCTTATACGAGCTACAAGATTGCCAAAAAATTTGGTTGGGATGAAAAATCCACGGCGCGTGGAGGACTTTTACACGATTTTTTTTATTACGATTGGCGAGAAACGAAATTTAATAAAGGTCATGCTTGGGTACATCCGAGAATTGCTGTGCGCAATGCCAGAAAATTGACTACACTAAATAAACGTGAGGAAGATATTATCTTGAAACATATGTGGGGAGCAACGATTGCTCCACCGCGTTATAAAGAAGGTTATATCGTGACAATGGTAGATAAATATTGGGCTGTCAAAGAAGCCATTACCCCATTTCGTAATCGTTTTAATAAGAGAAGACGTTACAGTCGTAAAATTTTACCTAGCAATCATCGCTAG
- a CDS encoding rRNA methylase gives MTIITSKSNNLIKKTKKILKKKYRDHSYLIEGWHLFEEAEKAGAEFLNIFVLEDYVDRVSHFSMVTYVTPEVLKELTDSKTPQGIIAELAMPSLPLADLKAGRYLVLEDVQDPGNVGTMIRTADAAGLDGVLISEKSADIYNQKTLRSMQGSHFHLPIWRTDVYEACQKLQNLDVPLIATTLSKESVDYKTVEHNGDFALVMGNEGNGVSELMTKQADILAHIMMPGQAESLNVAVATGIVLFQLI, from the coding sequence ATGACTATTATAACCTCAAAATCGAATAATCTCATTAAAAAGACTAAAAAAATATTGAAAAAAAAGTATCGTGACCATTCTTATCTAATTGAAGGTTGGCATCTTTTTGAAGAAGCGGAAAAAGCAGGGGCAGAATTTTTAAATATTTTTGTTCTTGAGGACTATGTTGACCGCGTTAGCCATTTTTCAATGGTAACGTATGTAACGCCTGAGGTTTTAAAAGAATTAACGGATTCTAAGACACCGCAGGGTATTATTGCTGAACTTGCTATGCCTAGTTTGCCTTTAGCAGATTTAAAAGCAGGGCGATATTTGGTACTGGAAGATGTTCAAGACCCAGGGAATGTGGGAACAATGATTCGTACGGCAGATGCTGCTGGTTTGGACGGTGTTTTGATTTCAGAAAAATCAGCTGATATTTACAATCAAAAAACGCTACGTTCCATGCAGGGGAGTCATTTTCATTTACCGATTTGGCGTACTGATGTGTATGAGGCTTGTCAGAAGCTACAAAATCTTGATGTACCGCTGATTGCCACAACGCTTTCTAAAGAGTCTGTGGATTACAAGACCGTTGAGCATAATGGCGATTTTGCGCTTGTCATGGGAAATGAAGGAAATGGTGTTTCAGAGTTAATGACAAAGCAAGCTGACATTTTGGCACATATTATGATGCCTGGGCAAGCAGAAAGTTTAAATGTTGCTGTGGCGACAGGAATTGTCCTTTTTCAGTTGATTTAA
- the acyP gene encoding Acylphosphate phosphohydrolase, putative has translation MKKVRLIVSGSVQGVGFRYSTYALALEIGDIYGRVWNNDDGTVEILAQSEDSAKIAKFIQEIRKSPSQWSKVTYVDVKIANFEDFTDFRIAN, from the coding sequence ATGAAAAAAGTACGCTTAATTGTCTCAGGGAGTGTTCAAGGTGTCGGATTCCGTTACTCAACTTATGCCCTAGCCCTTGAAATCGGGGATATTTATGGTCGCGTTTGGAATAATGACGATGGCACCGTAGAAATTCTCGCTCAATCCGAGGACTCAGCTAAAATAGCTAAATTCATCCAAGAAATTCGTAAAAGTCCTTCACAATGGTCAAAGGTTACCTATGTTGATGTTAAAATTGCTAATTTCGAAGATTTCACTGATTTTCGCATTGCCAACTAA
- the oxaA gene encoding Inner membrane protein translocase component YidC, OxaA protein: MKKKLNRVLFSGLSLSLLFLLTGCVSRDSSGNPTGTIWHILGEPMAKLIQYFANNVGLGFGLAIILVTIIVRCIILPLGLYQSWKASYQSEKMAYLKPIFEPINERIRNATTQEEKLAAQTELMAAQKENGINMLGGMGCLPLLVQMPFFSAMYFAAQYTQGVSESTFLGIDLGTRSIPLTAVIAVLYFFQSWLSMQGVAEEQRAAMKGTMYVMPLMMVFFGMSMPASVLLYWLVGAFFSIIQQLITMVIIKPRLRKKIAVEFEKNPPKAYKSKARKDITPAANNAQLSNKPKKINRNAGKQSKRK; encoded by the coding sequence TTGAAAAAGAAACTAAATCGTGTCCTCTTTTCAGGACTCAGCTTATCATTATTGTTCTTACTAACTGGTTGTGTCAGTCGTGATTCAAGTGGTAATCCTACTGGTACTATCTGGCATATTCTTGGTGAACCAATGGCAAAACTTATCCAATATTTTGCTAATAATGTTGGACTTGGCTTTGGTTTAGCCATTATCTTAGTAACTATTATTGTTCGTTGTATTATTCTACCGCTCGGACTTTACCAATCTTGGAAAGCAAGCTATCAATCTGAAAAGATGGCTTACCTTAAACCAATCTTTGAACCAATCAATGAGCGTATTCGTAATGCAACAACACAAGAAGAAAAATTAGCTGCGCAAACAGAATTGATGGCTGCTCAAAAAGAAAATGGCATCAATATGCTTGGCGGTATGGGATGTCTCCCACTTCTTGTCCAAATGCCATTCTTCTCAGCAATGTATTTCGCTGCACAATACACACAAGGTGTCTCTGAAAGTACTTTCTTAGGAATCGACCTTGGTACACGTAGTATCCCTCTGACAGCTGTTATCGCCGTCTTGTACTTCTTCCAATCATGGTTGTCTATGCAAGGGGTCGCTGAAGAACAGCGTGCTGCTATGAAAGGTACGATGTACGTTATGCCACTTATGATGGTGTTCTTCGGTATGAGCATGCCAGCAAGTGTTCTCCTTTATTGGTTAGTCGGTGCTTTCTTCTCAATTATCCAACAATTGATTACTATGGTTATTATCAAACCAAGACTTCGTAAGAAAATTGCTGTTGAATTTGAAAAAAATCCACCAAAAGCTTACAAGTCAAAAGCTCGTAAGGACATAACACCAGCTGCTAACAATGCACAACTTAGCAATAAACCTAAGAAAATCAACCGTAACGCTGGTAAACAAAGTAAACGTAAATAA
- a CDS encoding Transposase, whose amino-acid sequence MSYHYFTIDELESILIYRTKGMTFSQIARLLHRHPSSISRELKRHSKQGNYSPSRAQTAYHLAKSHCGRKRKLEIDTELSQTVKHLFLECQWSPEEIKGRLRLERERHVISYQTIYRAIYRDHFDDTPLSHGARRVVRKLRHHGKTRHIKSHVEKRGKIPISHTIHERPTAANERSRIGDWEADTVAGKTGKACLVTLTDRHSRFLKIQKVAVKKSKLVIEAMVNMLESLPKETVTPDRDKEFSGHPELTEKLNVEVYFPDPHAPWQRGTNENTNGLLREYFPKGSDLTEVEHLIIQE is encoded by the coding sequence ATGAGCTACCATTATTTTACCATAGATGAACTAGAAAGTATTCTGATTTATCGTACTAAAGGGATGACCTTTTCTCAAATAGCACGACTATTACATCGGCACCCCTCAAGTATTAGCCGTGAATTAAAACGTCATTCCAAACAAGGCAACTATTCGCCTAGTAGGGCACAAACAGCTTATCATCTCGCTAAATCGCATTGTGGGCGAAAAAGGAAATTAGAAATAGACACTGAACTCAGTCAGACCGTCAAGCATCTTTTTCTTGAGTGTCAATGGTCACCAGAAGAAATTAAGGGGCGATTACGTTTAGAACGTGAAAGACATGTCATTAGTTATCAAACCATTTATAGAGCTATCTATCGCGATCACTTTGACGACACACCTCTTTCACATGGGGCTCGTAGGGTTGTTCGCAAACTTCGTCACCATGGTAAAACACGCCATATAAAATCCCATGTGGAAAAGCGAGGAAAAATTCCTATTTCTCATACCATTCATGAGAGACCAACAGCAGCTAATGAACGCTCGAGAATAGGTGATTGGGAAGCCGATACTGTTGCTGGAAAGACTGGAAAAGCTTGCCTAGTAACACTCACTGATAGGCATTCCCGCTTCCTCAAAATTCAGAAAGTAGCTGTCAAAAAAAGTAAATTGGTTATAGAAGCCATGGTAAATATGTTAGAGTCTCTACCAAAAGAAACAGTGACTCCTGATAGAGATAAGGAATTCTCAGGACATCCTGAACTCACCGAGAAACTAAATGTCGAAGTCTATTTTCCTGATCCTCATGCTCCTTGGCAACGAGGAACAAACGAGAATACAAATGGCTTATTGCGAGAGTATTTTCCTAAAGGAAGTGACTTAACAGAGGTAGAACACTTGATTATTCAGGAATGA
- the greA gene encoding Transcription elongation factor GreA, whose amino-acid sequence MAEKTYPMTLAEKEQLEQELEELKLVRRPEVVERIKIARSYGDLSENSEYDAAKDEQAFVEGQIQILETKIRYAEIIDSDAVAKDEVAIGKTVTVEEVGTTDRDVYHIVGAASANIFSGRISNESPIAQALIGKKTGDIVTIESPAGSYDVKIVSVEKTA is encoded by the coding sequence ATGGCAGAAAAAACTTATCCAATGACCCTTGCTGAAAAAGAACAACTCGAACAAGAATTAGAAGAATTAAAATTAGTTCGTCGTCCAGAAGTTGTTGAACGTATTAAAATCGCACGTTCATATGGTGACCTTTCTGAAAACTCAGAATACGATGCTGCTAAAGACGAACAAGCTTTCGTTGAAGGACAAATCCAAATCTTAGAAACTAAAATTCGCTATGCTGAAATCATTGACAGCGATGCTGTTGCCAAAGATGAAGTAGCGATTGGTAAAACTGTTACTGTTGAAGAGGTTGGTACAACTGATAGAGACGTTTACCATATCGTTGGTGCAGCTAGTGCTAATATTTTCTCAGGACGTATTTCTAATGAAAGCCCAATTGCGCAAGCTTTAATCGGTAAAAAAACAGGCGACATCGTTACTATCGAATCACCTGCAGGAAGCTACGACGTTAAAATCGTTAGTGTTGAAAAAACAGCTTAA
- a CDS encoding Protein YceG like, translating to MTEFNDDKPKTQKEKSFKEQILAELEEANRLRKQHDLELQQKEKEAEEFARKTAELMAEYEAEERKERQEVEIREEKRRLEEKTQTALAENQIETTVDDKEINDVLRNINQTFNPNGSDSEDNAENEQESYLVRATDGVGFAGIPDIPDDITSDDSQIADSDMQAEENVQAEESAANSSAETNTDLEKNMGTKRKRKRHKTDSLARRIALFLVTAIIIALLATGFFVYRYVDSAVGALDSTSTEYVTVEIPEGSGNKYIGQILEKAGVIRSATVFNYYTKFKNYSNFQSGYYNLQDSMDLEEICKLLKQGGTAGPEKPSLGKILVTEGYTIKQISEAVTKNTADDDSSTPFTANDFLSVVQDESFISKMVEKYPKLLANLPSADEVTYQLEGYLFPATYSYYEDTTMEDLVEQMISTMDSYMSSYYDTISEKGMTVNEVLTLASLVEKEGSTDDDRRNIASVFYNRLNANMALQSNIAILYAMGKLGEETTLSADASIDTSIDSPYNVYTNTGLMPGPVDSPSLSAIEATVNPASTDYYYFVADVNTGTVYYTETYEDHEANVKKYVNSQLDE from the coding sequence TTGACCGAATTTAATGACGATAAGCCAAAAACTCAAAAAGAAAAAAGTTTCAAGGAGCAAATTTTAGCTGAGCTAGAAGAAGCCAACCGTTTGCGTAAGCAACACGATTTAGAACTTCAACAGAAAGAAAAAGAAGCAGAAGAATTTGCGCGTAAGACAGCAGAATTGATGGCAGAATACGAAGCTGAGGAGCGAAAAGAGCGCCAAGAGGTGGAAATTCGTGAAGAAAAGCGTCGCCTTGAAGAAAAAACTCAAACAGCTCTTGCTGAAAACCAAATTGAAACGACGGTAGATGACAAAGAGATTAATGATGTTTTGAGAAATATTAATCAAACTTTCAATCCCAACGGTTCAGATTCAGAGGATAATGCTGAAAACGAACAAGAAAGTTATCTTGTCCGAGCAACAGATGGTGTCGGTTTTGCTGGTATTCCAGATATTCCTGACGACATTACAAGCGATGATTCTCAAATTGCTGATTCCGATATGCAAGCTGAAGAAAATGTTCAGGCCGAAGAAAGCGCTGCGAATAGCTCAGCAGAGACTAATACAGACTTGGAGAAAAACATGGGAACAAAACGCAAAAGAAAACGCCACAAAACAGATAGTTTGGCACGACGCATTGCCTTGTTCTTGGTAACAGCTATTATTATTGCTTTGTTAGCAACTGGATTTTTTGTTTATCGCTATGTTGATAGCGCTGTCGGAGCACTTGATAGCACATCAACAGAGTACGTTACCGTTGAAATTCCAGAAGGTTCGGGGAACAAATATATCGGACAAATTCTAGAAAAAGCTGGCGTTATCAGGAGCGCAACGGTCTTTAATTACTATACAAAGTTCAAAAATTATAGTAATTTCCAAAGTGGCTACTATAACCTACAAGATAGTATGGATTTAGAGGAAATCTGTAAGCTTCTTAAACAAGGTGGAACAGCAGGGCCAGAAAAACCTTCTCTAGGAAAAATTCTGGTGACAGAAGGTTATACTATTAAACAAATTTCAGAAGCTGTTACGAAAAATACAGCAGATGATGATTCATCAACACCTTTCACAGCAAATGACTTTTTGTCAGTTGTTCAAGATGAATCATTCATTTCAAAAATGGTTGAAAAATATCCGAAATTATTAGCGAATTTACCAAGTGCAGATGAGGTGACGTATCAATTAGAAGGTTATCTTTTCCCAGCTACTTATAGTTACTATGAAGATACAACTATGGAAGATTTGGTTGAGCAAATGATTTCAACAATGGATTCGTACATGTCCAGTTACTATGATACGATTTCTGAAAAAGGCATGACTGTCAATGAAGTGCTTACGCTAGCCTCATTAGTTGAAAAAGAAGGTTCAACAGATGATGACCGTCGCAATATTGCAAGTGTCTTTTACAACCGTTTAAATGCTAACATGGCTCTTCAAAGTAATATTGCTATTTTGTACGCTATGGGCAAACTTGGTGAAGAAACGACATTATCAGCGGATGCAAGTATTGACACATCCATTGATTCACCGTATAATGTTTATACCAATACTGGTTTGATGCCTGGTCCAGTTGATAGTCCAAGCTTATCAGCTATTGAGGCGACTGTTAATCCAGCTTCAACAGATTACTACTATTTTGTAGCCGATGTGAATACAGGAACTGTTTATTACACAGAAACCTATGAAGATCACGAAGCAAATGTTAAAAAATATGTTAATAGTCAATTAGATGAATAA
- a CDS encoding Transposase and inactivated derivative produces the protein MGRKSCLKKKLTYPVETETITYKRKKAKGVRQAIFSQFTPEIVHHELQGEDCTCPDCHGQLKEIGSTVQRQELVFIPAQLKRIDHVQHAYKCQACSQKNLSDKIIKAPVPKTPLAHSLGSASIIAHTIHQKFNLKVPNYRQEEDWNKLGLPISRKEIANWHIKSSQYYFEPIYNLLHEKLLEQPILHADETSYKVLENDSQLTFYWIFLSGKHEKKGITLYHHDKRRSGLVVEKFLGDYAGYVHCDMWSAYRQLDKAQLVGCWAHVRRKFFEATPKKTDKTSLGAKGLAYCDRLFTLENDWADLSTEERLHKRQTELAPLMDEFFDWCRNQAVLPGSKLGTAIENSLKYETTFRTVLSDGDLVLSNNIAERAMKTLVMGRSETVQWTISA, from the coding sequence TTGGGGAGGAAATCCTGCCTGAAGAAGAAGCTGACTTACCCAGTTGAAACAGAAACGATTACCTATAAACGCAAGAAAGCTAAGGGAGTTCGTCAGGCTATTTTTAGTCAGTTCACTCCAGAGATTGTTCATCACGAATTACAGGGCGAAGACTGCACTTGTCCAGACTGTCATGGACAGTTGAAAGAGATTGGTTCTACTGTTCAACGACAAGAATTGGTCTTCATTCCCGCACAATTAAAGCGGATTGACCATGTTCAACACGCCTACAAGTGTCAGGCATGTAGTCAGAAGAATCTAAGCGATAAGATTATCAAGGCTCCCGTTCCTAAGACCCCTTTGGCACATAGCTTGGGTTCAGCTTCTATCATCGCCCACACCATTCACCAGAAATTCAATCTGAAGGTACCCAATTACCGTCAGGAAGAGGATTGGAACAAGCTTGGCTTGCCAATCAGTCGGAAGGAAATAGCCAACTGGCACATCAAGTCTAGTCAATATTATTTCGAGCCGATTTATAACCTGTTACACGAGAAATTGTTAGAGCAGCCTATTCTCCATGCGGATGAAACCTCCTACAAGGTCTTAGAAAATGATAGCCAGTTGACCTTCTACTGGATCTTCTTGTCTGGGAAGCACGAGAAAAAGGGAATTACGCTCTATCATCATGACAAACGTCGGAGTGGCTTGGTTGTGGAGAAATTTCTTGGGGATTATGCGGGCTACGTTCATTGTGACATGTGGTCAGCTTATCGTCAATTAGACAAGGCTCAACTGGTTGGCTGTTGGGCTCATGTTAGACGAAAGTTCTTTGAGGCGACTCCTAAGAAGACAGACAAGACTTCTTTAGGAGCGAAAGGCTTAGCCTATTGCGACCGCCTATTTACCTTGGAGAATGACTGGGCTGACTTATCTACTGAGGAACGATTACATAAACGCCAGACAGAGTTAGCCCCTTTGATGGACGAATTCTTTGACTGGTGTCGCAATCAGGCCGTCTTGCCAGGCTCCAAATTGGGCACTGCAATAGAGAATAGCCTCAAATACGAAACTACCTTCCGAACCGTCCTCTCGGATGGTGACTTAGTCCTGTCCAATAATATAGCTGAAAGGGCAATGAAGACATTAGTGATGGGCCGTAGTGAAACAGTCCAGTGGACTATTTCAGCCTGA
- a CDS encoding Degenerate transposase yields MTIRLSDLGQVYLVCGKTDMRQGIDSLAYLVKSQFNLDPFSGQVYLFCGGRKDRFKALYWDGQGFWLLYKRFENGKLTWPSNEEEVKALTSEQVDWLMKGFSIIPKINVSKSRDFY; encoded by the coding sequence ATGACAATCCGGCTCAGTGATTTAGGTCAAGTCTACTTGGTTTGCGGGAAAACGGATATGCGTCAAGGGATTGATTCTCTCGCCTACCTTGTCAAAAGTCAATTCAATCTGGATCCCTTCTCCGGTCAGGTCTATCTCTTCTGCGGAGGTCGAAAAGACCGGTTCAAGGCTCTTTATTGGGATGGACAAGGATTTTGGTTATTGTATAAACGTTTTGAAAATGGAAAATTAACCTGGCCAAGCAATGAAGAAGAGGTCAAGGCTCTAACTTCCGAGCAGGTGGACTGGCTCATGAAGGGATTTTCTATCATCCCAAAAATAAATGTTTCAAAAAGTCGTGATTTCTATTGA
- a CDS encoding IS66 family element, Orf1, translated as MSQPIVPLTVPKSRRFEKKSRNEILMKIRLEKVELTFFHSINQEVLETILDKVLFYDNPAQ; from the coding sequence ATGTCACAACCTATCGTCCCATTGACTGTTCCCAAATCGCGACGCTTTGAAAAGAAAAGTAGAAATGAGATTCTGATGAAGATTCGTCTCGAAAAAGTAGAACTCACATTCTTTCACTCTATCAACCAAGAGGTATTGGAAACAATCTTGGATAAGGTACTGTTCTATGACAATCCGGCTCAGTGA
- a CDS encoding putative arylalkylamine n-acetyltransferase has protein sequence MMIRNVCLEDLQDIIAIERENFSAEEAANLKDMKERILTIPDTFLVAEIDGKICGYVEEPAIFQRYLTDDLFHQVISNPVNGGFIAVTSLSVSPDFKGQGIGMA, from the coding sequence ATGATGATAAGGAATGTATGTCTTGAGGATTTGCAAGATATTATAGCTATTGAACGCGAGAATTTCTCTGCAGAAGAAGCAGCAAACCTAAAAGATATGAAGGAACGCATTCTGACTATTCCAGATACTTTTTTAGTAGCTGAGATTGACGGAAAGATTTGTGGCTATGTTGAAGAACCTGCCATTTTTCAACGCTATTTAACAGATGATTTATTCCATCAGGTTATTTCAAATCCAGTTAACGGCGGATTTATTGCAGTCACAAGCCTTTCGGTATCTCCAGATTTTAAAGGACAAGGCATTGGAATGGCGTAA